The following coding sequences are from one Wenzhouxiangella sp. AB-CW3 window:
- a CDS encoding TAXI family TRAP transporter solute-binding subunit encodes MRLPVQTRRIGLALLSLALMVLLFGWLSGQRDPENHVHIVATATTGGTFYPVGVAIATLTKQVLEEEHGVALAAISSAGSEENLRLMRSGEASFAILQGLYGAWAWRGEGRLEAQEPFAELRSVTALWPNVEHFLIRRSLAPTGTMDDLGQLAGRRFSIGARYSGTEGSNRHILGALGMDPDAEFHLVYQGYGASADAFQNQLIDGMNTPAGVPVGAVTRAMAAARGEGVLLSFEPSHRDAVNRNYPELWQFFEIEAGTYPHQDEAVRTIAQSNLLAVTAEVPDAHVYKLLVALYDNLGFLHAFHAATRSMSLEAALDGLPVPLHPGAVRFYRERGIDIPEPLLPPEERAE; translated from the coding sequence ATGCGTTTGCCCGTGCAGACACGGCGTATCGGCCTTGCGCTGCTTAGCCTGGCTCTGATGGTTCTGCTGTTTGGGTGGCTGAGCGGGCAGCGTGATCCAGAAAACCACGTTCATATCGTGGCCACCGCCACGACCGGTGGCACGTTCTATCCCGTTGGCGTGGCCATTGCCACCCTGACCAAGCAGGTGCTCGAGGAAGAGCACGGCGTGGCGCTGGCGGCCATCAGCAGCGCCGGGTCCGAGGAGAATCTCAGGCTGATGCGCTCGGGAGAGGCCTCTTTCGCCATCCTCCAGGGGCTCTACGGCGCCTGGGCGTGGCGGGGCGAAGGCCGGCTGGAGGCCCAGGAGCCGTTTGCCGAGCTGCGCAGCGTGACTGCGTTGTGGCCCAATGTCGAGCACTTTCTGATTCGCCGGTCGCTGGCCCCGACCGGCACGATGGACGACCTGGGGCAGTTGGCGGGCCGGCGCTTTTCCATCGGCGCGCGCTATTCCGGCACCGAGGGCTCCAATCGACATATCCTGGGTGCACTGGGTATGGACCCGGATGCCGAGTTCCACCTGGTCTATCAGGGCTATGGTGCCAGCGCCGATGCCTTTCAGAATCAACTGATCGACGGCATGAATACGCCGGCGGGGGTGCCGGTCGGTGCGGTTACCCGAGCCATGGCTGCAGCGCGGGGGGAGGGCGTATTGCTATCATTCGAGCCGTCGCATCGCGATGCGGTCAATCGCAACTATCCCGAACTGTGGCAGTTCTTTGAAATCGAGGCCGGCACCTATCCGCACCAGGACGAGGCGGTCAGGACGATTGCCCAGTCCAATCTGCTGGCAGTGACGGCCGAGGTGCCTGATGCCCATGTCTACAAGCTGCTGGTCGCCCTGTACGACAACCTGGGTTTTCTGCACGCCTTTCATGCAGCGACCCGCTCCATGAGTCTCGAGGCAGCCCTGGATGGCCTGCCGGTTCCCCTGCACCCCGGTGCGGTGCGCTTTTATCGCGAACGGGGAATCGACATACCGGAGCCACTGCTGCCACCCGAGGAGCGGGCAGAATGA
- the secF gene encoding protein translocase subunit SecF produces the protein MQIIKPDTKIDFMRLRNAALVLSALVLLVGITALVGRGLNFGLDFTGGTLIEVGYPTAPELAEVREALAQDGFDDFTVQTFGTAREIVVRIPVGEADETGADLSTRVLEALQRHEAGIDMRRVEFVGPQIGQELAEQGGLALLYALIGILLYVSFRFQWRFAVGAVGALVHDVLLVVGLLALFQVNFDLTVVAAILAVIGYSLNDTIVLYDRLRENFRVKRKGTPEELCNLSINQMLGRTIMTSMTTLLVLLALLYFGGEIIHAFAFTLIIGVLVGTYSSIYIAGNLALIMGVSKQDLMPVEKEGSDQPDTEVLPERFRNREA, from the coding sequence ATGCAAATCATCAAGCCAGATACCAAGATCGACTTCATGCGCCTGCGCAATGCGGCGCTGGTTCTTTCGGCCCTTGTCCTGCTGGTCGGCATCACCGCACTGGTGGGGCGCGGCCTCAATTTCGGCCTGGACTTTACCGGCGGAACGCTGATCGAGGTCGGTTACCCTACGGCACCGGAGCTGGCCGAGGTTCGCGAAGCCCTGGCCCAGGACGGTTTTGACGACTTCACCGTGCAGACCTTCGGCACGGCGCGCGAGATCGTGGTCCGCATTCCGGTCGGCGAAGCCGACGAGACCGGCGCCGACCTCAGTACCCGGGTGCTCGAGGCGCTTCAGCGCCATGAGGCCGGCATTGACATGCGCCGGGTCGAGTTTGTCGGCCCGCAGATTGGCCAGGAGCTGGCCGAACAGGGTGGGCTGGCGCTGCTCTATGCGCTGATCGGCATTCTGCTTTATGTGTCTTTCCGTTTTCAGTGGCGCTTTGCCGTGGGCGCGGTCGGCGCCCTCGTGCACGACGTGCTGCTGGTGGTCGGATTGCTGGCGCTGTTCCAGGTCAACTTCGATCTGACCGTGGTTGCCGCCATCCTGGCCGTGATTGGTTATTCGCTCAACGACACCATCGTGCTCTACGATCGATTGCGCGAGAACTTCCGCGTCAAGCGCAAGGGCACGCCGGAAGAGCTTTGCAATCTGTCGATCAACCAGATGCTGGGCCGCACCATCATGACCTCCATGACCACGCTGCTGGTGTTGTTGGCGCTGCTCTACTTTGGTGGCGAGATCATCCATGCCTTTGCCTTTACGCTGATCATTGGCGTGTTGGTCGGTACCTATTCCTCGATCTACATCGCCGGTAACCTGGCGTTGATCATGGGTGTGTCCAAGCAGGACCTGATGCCGGTCGAAAAGGAAGGATCCGACCAGCCTGATACGGAAGTGCTGCCCGAGCGCTTTCGCAACCGGGAGGCCTGA
- the secD gene encoding protein translocase subunit SecD — protein MNRTPRWKYVLLIIVILAGIIYALPNIFGDDPAVQVSSMRGFELEPELTGEVERSLEAAGIEYRHIEFEPQRLLVRFENTDRQLRAADVLREDLSDEDYVVALNLAPATPLWLAPLGAEPMVLGLDLQGGVHFLMQVDMDSAREQQLERYVSDLRNILRDAGIRYRSVRVDRNAVVAELRSAEDRDAAMQAIGREIDELELEARDATNTFNVRATIDEEYLDELQQTALRQNITTLRNRVNELGVSEPIIQQQGSDRIVVQLPGVQDTAEAKRVLGATATVEYRAVDEQNDPYEAQRTGRVPPGSRLYFHRNGEPLLLSREVIASGDNLIGAAAGFDQQTGQPNVVVTLDGVGARRMLDHTSQNVGNRMAVVFIEHRPETRIEDGEEVHTTRRVEEVISAAVTREPFGRRFQTTGLGSSTEAAQLAMLLRAGALAAPMQIIEERTVGPSLGQDNIDQGFRSVIIGFALVLVVMAFYYKVFGLVANLALTANLVLIVALLSMLGATLTLPGIAGIVLTVGMAVDANVLIFERIREELNNGNTPQAAIRAGYEKAFSTIADANVTTLIAAIVLFMFGTGPIKGFAVTLSLGIVTSMFTAILGTRAVIGLIYGGRKRVKALAI, from the coding sequence ATGAACCGAACTCCCCGTTGGAAGTATGTCCTGCTGATCATCGTGATTCTTGCAGGCATCATTTACGCCCTGCCCAACATCTTCGGCGATGATCCGGCCGTGCAGGTGTCCTCGATGCGCGGCTTCGAGCTCGAGCCGGAACTGACCGGTGAGGTTGAGCGCAGCCTGGAAGCTGCCGGTATCGAGTACCGGCACATCGAGTTCGAACCACAGCGGCTTCTCGTGCGGTTCGAGAACACCGACCGTCAGTTGCGCGCCGCCGATGTGCTGCGTGAGGATCTGAGTGACGAAGATTATGTCGTGGCACTCAACCTGGCACCGGCAACTCCGCTCTGGCTGGCGCCGCTGGGCGCCGAGCCCATGGTGTTGGGGCTGGACCTGCAGGGCGGGGTGCACTTCCTCATGCAGGTCGACATGGATTCGGCCCGCGAGCAGCAGCTTGAACGCTATGTCAGCGATCTGAGAAACATCCTGCGCGATGCCGGCATTCGCTATCGCTCGGTGCGGGTTGATCGCAATGCCGTCGTGGCGGAGCTGCGTTCCGCGGAGGACCGGGATGCGGCCATGCAGGCCATCGGCCGCGAGATCGACGAGCTGGAACTCGAAGCCCGTGACGCAACCAACACCTTCAACGTCCGCGCCACCATCGACGAAGAGTATCTGGATGAACTCCAGCAGACCGCCCTGCGCCAGAACATCACCACCTTGCGCAACCGCGTCAACGAGCTGGGGGTTTCCGAGCCCATCATCCAGCAGCAGGGTTCGGATCGCATTGTCGTTCAGCTGCCCGGTGTCCAGGACACGGCCGAGGCCAAGCGAGTGCTGGGTGCCACGGCCACCGTCGAGTACCGGGCCGTGGATGAGCAGAATGACCCCTACGAGGCGCAGCGTACCGGGCGGGTGCCGCCGGGATCGCGGCTGTATTTCCATCGCAACGGCGAACCCCTGCTGCTGTCGCGCGAGGTCATTGCCTCTGGCGACAACCTGATCGGTGCCGCCGCCGGCTTCGATCAGCAGACCGGCCAGCCCAATGTCGTGGTCACGCTGGATGGTGTCGGTGCCCGACGCATGCTGGATCACACCAGCCAGAATGTCGGCAACCGCATGGCGGTGGTGTTCATCGAGCACCGGCCGGAGACGCGTATCGAAGATGGCGAGGAGGTGCATACCACCCGCCGTGTCGAGGAGGTCATTTCCGCGGCGGTCACGCGCGAGCCCTTCGGGCGTCGCTTCCAGACCACCGGGCTGGGCTCCTCGACCGAGGCCGCGCAGCTGGCCATGCTGCTGCGCGCCGGTGCGCTGGCGGCACCCATGCAGATCATCGAAGAACGTACGGTCGGCCCGAGCCTGGGGCAGGACAACATCGATCAGGGCTTCCGCTCGGTAATCATCGGCTTTGCCCTGGTGCTGGTCGTGATGGCCTTCTATTACAAAGTGTTCGGCCTGGTCGCCAACCTGGCGCTGACGGCCAACCTGGTGTTGATCGTCGCGCTGCTGTCGATGCTGGGGGCAACGCTGACCCTGCCCGGCATCGCCGGGATCGTGTTGACCGTTGGTATGGCCGTCGACGCCAATGTGCTGATCTTTGAACGAATACGCGAGGAGCTGAATAACGGCAACACGCCACAGGCGGCCATTCGTGCCGGTTACGAGAAGGCTTTCTCGACGATTGCCGATGCCAACGTCACCACGCTGATCGCGGCCATCGTGCTGTTCATGTTCGGAACCGGACCGATCAAGGGCTTTGCCGTGACCCTGAGCCTGGGTATTGTCACTTCCATGTTCACTGCCATTCTCGGCACCCGTGCTGTCATCGGCCTGATTTACGGTGGTCGCAAGCGGGTCAAGGCCCTGGCGATCTGA
- the yajC gene encoding preprotein translocase subunit YajC, which translates to MDFLIASAMAQDAGAQEPSMLASLIPLILIVVIFWFLLIRPQMKRNKQHRELVSGLSVGDEVVTAGGMLGRITEVGESFVSLQLNKDVTIKLQKHSVAQVVPKGTMDSAH; encoded by the coding sequence ATGGATTTTCTGATTGCCAGTGCCATGGCCCAGGATGCAGGCGCCCAGGAACCGAGCATGCTGGCCAGCCTGATTCCGCTGATTCTGATCGTCGTCATCTTCTGGTTTCTGCTGATCCGGCCGCAGATGAAGCGTAACAAGCAGCACCGTGAGCTGGTGTCCGGCCTGTCGGTAGGCGACGAAGTCGTGACCGCCGGCGGCATGCTGGGTCGCATCACCGAGGTTGGCGAAAGCTTTGTCTCGCTGCAACTGAACAAGGATGTCACCATCAAGTTGCAGAAACATTCCGTGGCGCAGGTGGTTCCGAAGGGAACCATGGATTCCGCCCACTGA
- a CDS encoding ECF-type sigma factor → MNSDDADRQQMDDAGEVTHLLERLQQSPESLEQLIALVYDDMRRVAHFQRGNASGGAPQTTILVHEAFLKVFGKDTPAVQNRKHLLRLTALTVRQLIVDHARARLSQKRGQGAVHVELSDHSASVSREEAERVLVIEEAIDRLQEHDAKLAELVVGSYFAGYSAAELAELSDCSSRTINRELKRARAWLRLEMHAS, encoded by the coding sequence ATGAACAGCGATGATGCCGACCGGCAGCAGATGGACGATGCGGGGGAAGTCACCCACCTGCTGGAACGCCTCCAGCAATCACCGGAGTCACTGGAGCAGCTCATCGCGCTGGTCTACGATGACATGCGTCGAGTGGCTCACTTTCAGCGCGGCAACGCGAGCGGCGGGGCTCCGCAAACCACGATCCTGGTCCATGAGGCGTTTCTCAAGGTCTTCGGCAAGGACACCCCGGCGGTACAGAATCGCAAGCACCTGCTGCGCCTGACTGCCCTGACGGTGCGCCAGTTGATCGTCGATCATGCGCGCGCCAGGCTGAGTCAAAAGCGGGGGCAGGGGGCAGTACACGTTGAACTCAGCGACCACTCGGCATCGGTGTCTCGCGAGGAGGCCGAGCGCGTGCTCGTGATCGAGGAGGCCATCGACAGGCTGCAGGAGCATGACGCGAAGCTCGCCGAGCTGGTTGTCGGCAGCTATTTCGCCGGCTATTCCGCGGCCGAGCTGGCCGAGTTGAGCGATTGTTCGTCACGCACCATCAATCGCGAGCTCAAGCGTGCCCGGGCGTGGCTGCGGCTGGAAATGCACGCATCCTGA